The Thermococcus alcaliphilus genome includes the window GGTTTCAACAGTAAACGTCAAGTGGCCAGATGATTATACAGCATGGTGGTATGCCAGCTGGTACGGATGGCTTCCATCAGCAGTTGGATGGGAAGTTCCAGAGGAAGAATTAATAACAGTAAAAGAACTTGTTGACGAGCTTGGAGGGCCCGAGGCTGTTATCGAGAACTTCCAGCTCAAGTACTACAACACCCCCGACAAGCTTGCCGAGCTTTATGACATGACTGTAGAGGAGATTACCAAGATTCTCGTTCTCGGTAGCGTTGACTTCAACGGCAAGAAGTACGAGATGGAAGAAGGTAACGTCGACCAGTACTGGGACCTCCAGAAGATCTCAATGGCTTTAGGTGTAAGAGACTCACAAAAGGTATTCCTCGTCGAAACCTGGGAGTACTTCCCAGTCAACAAAGAGAGAGTTAAGGCAATCGCAAGAGACGTTTCTTCAGGATTATGGACAAGATGGAGCCTAATCACAGCAGAAACCCCAGACAAAGTAGTAAAAGTCGCCGAATTCTCAGCAACAGGAGCACTCTTCATGAGCGCATTCAACCCAGTTGGTGGTATCGACGACGTTTACAGCTCAGCAATCTGGAGAGTAGTATATGATTACGCAATGTATACTGACCTTGCAACTGGAACATACATTCCAGTTAGATGTGACTACAAAGTCGAGAGAGGGCCAGTCACAGTACCAGATGACGCTGTAGTTTACGACACTGTCCAAGACAAGTGGGTTGTTGCTCACGCTGGAGAAGAGGCCAAGGTCAAGATTACCTACGACTGTAAGTTCGGCAACTGGCACGATGGCCACCCAATGACCATGGCTGACATCAAGTACGCTGCCGCATTCAGCTGGGAGTGGTCAACCAAAGATGGCGACGACGATCCATACTACGATGACAAGTTGGCTTCAGCTGCAGAGAGCCTTGCAAAGATCAAGGGTATTGAGTGGGTTGACGAAGACACCTACGTCGTCTACAGCGACTTAACACACCCAGTTGCCGATGACGTTACAGCCAACATGAACGTTTTCTGGGCTTCACAACCATGGCAACTCCTCTACGCTGAAAGCGAACTCGTCGCCAAGGGAGAAGAATACGGCGCATCACAGAAGTACTCCTTCAGTGAAGAAGCTGAAGGTGTCGCACAGCTTGACCTCCTCGTGAAGGATCACGTTGCCGACTTGAAGAAGGTTCTTGAGGCCTTGAAGGCCAAGAATGCCGTTCCATCCGCAATTGCCGATGATGTAAGCGACCCAAGCGAAGGCTACACCAAGATAATTGACTGGATCAACAGCAAGGGACACGCGGTAATAAGCAACGGACCATTCTACATTGAGAGCTATGATCCAGACAAGATCTTCCTCGAGTTGAGGGCATTTAGAGACCCAACATACCCATTCGACCTTGACTACTGGAAGCAGAGATTAATACTTGCAAAGCTCGAGCTCGCTGGAATCGATGTTCCAACCAGAATATTCACTGGCGATGACTTAAAGGTTGCAGTTAAGGCCAACTTAGTTGAAGAGTATCCAGAGACTGGTACAAAACCTGCTGACAAGGGATTCGTCTTTGTTGAAGTGAAGGACGAGAAGGGACAAACAGTGTTCAGCGGTGAGGCTAAGCTCGCCACAGCTGGAAGCTTTGAAGTAACAATACCAGGCTCAGAAACTGCCAAGTGGGAGGCTGGAAGATACGAAGTTTACGTCAAAGGTGGACTAGAAGAGGGCGTTGTTTCATTCACTGACAAGAAGGCATTGATTGTTATTAAGAAAGAAGAAACAACATCGCCATCACCAACATCAAGCCCGAGCCCAACGAGCTCTCCAAGTCCGACTTCTTCACCAAGCCCAACAAGCTCTCCAAGCCCAACGGCAACCGGAGGAATCTGCGGACCAGCAGCACTCGTAGGACTAGCACTAATCCCACTACTCCTAAGAAAAAAGAAGTGATATCCCTTCTTTAAATTTTTAATTTTCCTCTTCTTTTTAATTGTGGAGGTCGAGAATGTCTAACTAATATAGGCATTCCATTTCGATAAGCATTTAAACGCGTTTCTATGTCTCTGTTTGTGCTCATAAGCCTTTTACTGGAGACTAAATAGAAAAATATATAAAGTTTTACAAACTTGAAAATGTTGATGAATGATAAAAAGCCTCAATGTACACATTTGAATGGAGGTGTGTAAGTTGGGATATGGAAAATACATTGCGATTAGGCTCCTTAACGCACTGCTGGTTCTTGCTCTAGTTACTTTACTGGTTTCAGTGCTCTTTACAAAAGTAGCTGAGGAAGACATCAAATCAAGTATCCAGGAACAAATAAACCTCAAACTTAGATCGAACCCTGAACTTCAAAAACAATTAGCCGCAGATCCAGAAAAGCTCCAAGAATGGTATCAAAGAGAATATAACAGACTTATTCGTGTGTATGAATTAGACAAGCCGTTTTGGGTTAGAGTGGTGGAAAGAACAAAAGACACATTGACCCTCAATTTTGGAAATACAAAATCGCCAATCTTTGGTGAAACTGCCGTTAGTAAGATAATTGCAAAAGCAATCCCAAGAACCGTCATCTTGTTCACAACAGCACAGATCTTTGTTATTTTAATAGGCCTCCTCTTGGGTGTAAAAGCAGCACAGATGGCAGGAAGCATATTAGACAGAGGAGTATCCATAATAGCAATGGTCACAAGCAGTATCCCAATGTGGTGGTTCGGAATGATGATGATTCTAATATTCTCATTCAAGATGGGCTGGTTCCCAAGCGGTGGAATGACCTCAATGCCACCCAAAGAAGGCTTTGCATATTATCTTGACGTCCTCTACCATATGGTTCTTCCAGTGACTACAATAGTCTTCGTTCTGTTTGGTGGATGGGCCTGGACAACCAGGAACATTATGATTGGTACAATGCAGGAAGACTTCATCATGGCCGCAAGAGCAAAGGGTGTTCCTGAAAGAAAAGTCATTTACGGACACGCCCTAAGAGCATCAGCTCCACCAATAGTGACAATGACAATATTCAGCCTTCTTGGTTCAATTGGTGGTGCCATTATTACCGAGAGCGTTTTCAACTGGCCAGGAATGGGAAGATTGTACTGGACTGCTTTGCAGCAAAATGAGACTAGGTTATTAATGGGTGTAACGTTCGTTACAGTGGCATTATATTTGATAGCGATGATCATTGCAGATTTGGCTTATGGATATCTAGACCCAAGAGTCAAAGTTGGTGCATCCCAGTCAACATGAGGTGAAGAGCAATGAGATGGGTTGACGTAAAAGCGAGCTTAAAGGATTTCTGGTTTGAATTTAGAAGACAAAAAGGTGGGTTATTCGGACTAGCATTGCTATTCCTGTTGATATTCACCGCTCTTGCAGCTCCATACATAACCGAACCAGACATCCCTAAGAAGTGGACACAGTATTGGGAAGGGAATCCTGTAACAGTGCCCCCAGTTTGGTATAACTATTTCACAACCAAAAAACTGGCTCCCCACGAAGTTTTAACGGCAAATGACCTCAAGATAACCGCTGATGGGCAAGACATCGGTGGAGGAATGAAGTACTATAGCTTCGAATTCACTTACGAGAACAATTACGATGTACCCCCATCAGATATCATAATAAGAAACATTGGAGTTAAGCTGGCAGATATAAACTCCCCTGCTCAAATCGTTGTCACAGTAATAAGACCTGACGGAAACAAGATAGAACTCCTTAACACTGAGCTAAGAGAGGGCTCCATATACCAATTAGCAAAAGATGGAAAAGTTAAAGCCGCGGTATTCCAATGGGCATCTCAATTTGAAAACCCTGAGACGATCGCAGAAGGTGGAGAAACTCTAAAGAACACGATGGACACCATGAAAGTAATATTTGCCAAAGCCCAAGAGGGCATTC containing:
- a CDS encoding CGP-CTERM sorting domain-containing protein, which codes for VSTVNVKWPDDYTAWWYASWYGWLPSAVGWEVPEEELITVKELVDELGGPEAVIENFQLKYYNTPDKLAELYDMTVEEITKILVLGSVDFNGKKYEMEEGNVDQYWDLQKISMALGVRDSQKVFLVETWEYFPVNKERVKAIARDVSSGLWTRWSLITAETPDKVVKVAEFSATGALFMSAFNPVGGIDDVYSSAIWRVVYDYAMYTDLATGTYIPVRCDYKVERGPVTVPDDAVVYDTVQDKWVVAHAGEEAKVKITYDCKFGNWHDGHPMTMADIKYAAAFSWEWSTKDGDDDPYYDDKLASAAESLAKIKGIEWVDEDTYVVYSDLTHPVADDVTANMNVFWASQPWQLLYAESELVAKGEEYGASQKYSFSEEAEGVAQLDLLVKDHVADLKKVLEALKAKNAVPSAIADDVSDPSEGYTKIIDWINSKGHAVISNGPFYIESYDPDKIFLELRAFRDPTYPFDLDYWKQRLILAKLELAGIDVPTRIFTGDDLKVAVKANLVEEYPETGTKPADKGFVFVEVKDEKGQTVFSGEAKLATAGSFEVTIPGSETAKWEAGRYEVYVKGGLEEGVVSFTDKKALIVIKKEETTSPSPTSSPSPTSSPSPTSSPSPTSSPSPTATGGICGPAALVGLALIPLLLRKKK
- a CDS encoding ABC transporter permease, whose amino-acid sequence is MGYGKYIAIRLLNALLVLALVTLLVSVLFTKVAEEDIKSSIQEQINLKLRSNPELQKQLAADPEKLQEWYQREYNRLIRVYELDKPFWVRVVERTKDTLTLNFGNTKSPIFGETAVSKIIAKAIPRTVILFTTAQIFVILIGLLLGVKAAQMAGSILDRGVSIIAMVTSSIPMWWFGMMMILIFSFKMGWFPSGGMTSMPPKEGFAYYLDVLYHMVLPVTTIVFVLFGGWAWTTRNIMIGTMQEDFIMAARAKGVPERKVIYGHALRASAPPIVTMTIFSLLGSIGGAIITESVFNWPGMGRLYWTALQQNETRLLMGVTFVTVALYLIAMIIADLAYGYLDPRVKVGASQST